Proteins from a genomic interval of Rhodothermales bacterium:
- a CDS encoding glycosyltransferase, with protein sequence MANETQNQNQETTPAAPAQSRADLERTQFAPVRRSDSEMVGPREDESVLVRRIFVYGFLSLILFGIIWFFMEDPNGWLSGWTGEPVSLSWAGLIVYSSIVALVLFLVILLFRYLSLMNMAYLNTTKHTIEEGHDPNFLPPVSIIVPAYNEGKLLKSTVASLLEMDYPQYEILLVDDGSTDDTRDVAREVVGIYRQGTVEVRLVEKPNGGKATALNAGIQVSRYDYVLNVDGDSQLSPDTLRKTIRHFVDPRLGAIAGNVKVLNRDNVWTTLQALEYVEGLNMARSAQSIVKLVNIIPGPLGLFRKQAILDAGWYSSDTFAEDADITLKIIRAGWRVEYEPDAKSYTEAPDTIVDLLKQRYRWTRGIIQAVRKHNDLFFNPTINFGGTIVMWSMAFEALIWPIMNIFANAYFIFIALVFDMSYYLVYWWLSLTILDLIAALYCVAVEKEEARLVFYSLFYRLFFILIVDVCKTFATVEEFLGIGMSWGKLERIGSGSKA encoded by the coding sequence ATGGCCAACGAAACCCAGAATCAGAACCAGGAGACGACTCCGGCTGCGCCGGCTCAGTCGCGCGCGGATCTGGAACGCACGCAGTTCGCGCCGGTGCGCCGCTCTGACAGCGAGATGGTCGGCCCGCGCGAGGACGAGTCCGTCCTGGTGCGTCGCATCTTCGTCTACGGATTCCTCTCGCTGATCCTCTTCGGCATCATCTGGTTCTTCATGGAGGACCCGAATGGATGGCTGAGCGGCTGGACCGGCGAACCCGTGTCCCTGTCCTGGGCCGGACTCATTGTGTACTCGTCCATCGTGGCGTTGGTGCTCTTCCTGGTCATCCTGCTCTTCAGGTACCTCAGCCTGATGAACATGGCCTACCTGAATACCACCAAACACACGATTGAGGAGGGGCACGACCCCAACTTCCTGCCGCCGGTGTCGATCATCGTGCCGGCGTACAACGAGGGCAAACTGCTCAAGTCCACGGTGGCCAGCCTCCTGGAGATGGACTACCCGCAGTACGAGATCCTGCTGGTGGATGACGGCTCCACGGACGATACGCGGGACGTCGCCCGCGAGGTGGTGGGCATCTACCGCCAGGGCACCGTGGAGGTGCGCCTGGTAGAGAAACCGAATGGCGGCAAGGCCACGGCCCTGAACGCCGGAATCCAGGTCTCCCGGTACGACTACGTACTGAACGTGGACGGCGACTCGCAGCTGTCCCCTGACACGCTTCGCAAGACCATCCGGCATTTTGTGGATCCCCGCCTGGGGGCCATCGCCGGTAATGTGAAGGTGCTCAACCGCGACAACGTCTGGACCACGCTGCAGGCGCTGGAATATGTGGAGGGCCTCAATATGGCGCGCTCCGCCCAGTCCATCGTCAAGCTGGTCAACATCATTCCGGGCCCGCTGGGGCTGTTCCGCAAGCAGGCCATTCTGGATGCGGGCTGGTACAGCAGCGACACGTTCGCCGAGGATGCGGACATCACGCTGAAGATCATCCGCGCCGGCTGGCGTGTGGAGTACGAGCCGGATGCCAAGTCGTACACCGAGGCTCCGGACACCATCGTGGACCTCCTGAAGCAGCGGTACCGCTGGACGCGGGGCATCATTCAGGCTGTGCGCAAGCACAACGACCTGTTCTTCAATCCCACGATCAACTTTGGCGGCACCATTGTGATGTGGTCGATGGCCTTTGAGGCCCTCATCTGGCCCATCATGAACATCTTCGCCAACGCCTACTTCATCTTCATCGCGCTCGTGTTCGACATGAGCTACTACCTGGTCTATTGGTGGCTCAGTCTCACCATTCTTGACCTGATTGCCGCGTTGTACTGCGTGGCGGTGGAGAAGGAAGAGGCGCGTCTGGTCTTCTACTCGCTGTTCTATCGCCTCTTCTTCATCCTGATTGTGGACGTGTGTAAAACGTTCGCGACGGTGGAGGAATTCCTCGGTATCGGCATGAGCTGGGGCAAGCTGGAACGCATCGGAAGTGGCTCAAAAGCCTGA